A region from the Candidatus Binatia bacterium genome encodes:
- a CDS encoding PDDEXK nuclease domain-containing protein, which produces MAKKKTPNAPLARAAEPLYREIRAVIEEARAGAYRAVNTAMVHAYWHVGRLIVEHEQGGKRRAAYGAEVVEDLSQRLTADFGKGFTVRNLWNMRQFYLSFQILHAPRAESGDQKQDAPRLESGGKSRKRHAPRAEPGPVFRPELSWTHYRLLLAVGDSRAREWYLHEAAEQHWSTRQLERQISVLYYERLLASRKKAPVRKEARDKIAAVEPEQFIRDPYVLEFLDLKDYPALRESRVEQAIIDNLQAFLLELGKGFSFVARQRRMRFEDEDFYVDLVFYNYLLKCFVLIDLKVGKLTHQDLGQMDSYVRMFDAHARPEGDNPTIGLILCSRKNEAIAKYSVLSEARQIFAAKYVKVLPTERELTREIERERRLIEAGRPGEEKP; this is translated from the coding sequence ATGGCGAAGAAGAAAACCCCCAACGCTCCGCTCGCTCGCGCCGCGGAGCCGCTGTATCGGGAGATCCGCGCAGTCATCGAAGAGGCGCGCGCCGGGGCCTACCGAGCCGTGAACACGGCGATGGTGCATGCCTACTGGCACGTCGGGCGGCTGATCGTGGAACACGAGCAGGGAGGCAAGCGGCGGGCGGCCTATGGAGCGGAAGTGGTCGAAGATCTCTCGCAAAGACTCACGGCCGATTTCGGCAAGGGGTTCACCGTTCGAAACCTCTGGAACATGCGCCAGTTCTACCTTTCGTTCCAGATTCTGCACGCACCGCGTGCAGAATCTGGAGATCAGAAACAGGACGCACCGCGTCTCGAATCCGGCGGCAAATCTCGAAAACGGCACGCACCGCGTGCCGAACCTGGCCCCGTCTTTCGCCCGGAACTTTCCTGGACTCACTACCGGCTGCTGCTGGCCGTCGGAGATTCTCGAGCTCGTGAGTGGTACCTGCACGAAGCCGCCGAGCAGCACTGGTCCACCCGTCAGCTCGAACGCCAGATCTCCGTGCTTTACTACGAGCGCCTGCTGGCCAGCCGCAAGAAGGCGCCCGTACGCAAGGAAGCCCGGGACAAGATCGCCGCCGTCGAACCGGAACAGTTCATCCGCGACCCGTACGTGCTGGAATTCCTCGACCTGAAGGACTACCCGGCGCTTCGGGAGTCCCGGGTTGAGCAGGCCATCATCGACAACCTGCAGGCGTTCCTGCTCGAGCTGGGGAAAGGGTTCTCGTTCGTGGCGCGGCAGAGGCGGATGCGCTTCGAGGACGAGGACTTCTACGTGGACCTCGTCTTCTACAACTACCTGCTCAAGTGCTTTGTCCTGATTGACCTCAAGGTCGGCAAGCTGACTCACCAGGATCTCGGCCAGATGGATTCCTACGTACGCATGTTCGACGCCCATGCGCGGCCCGAGGGCGACAACCCGACCATCGGCCTGATCCTCTGTTCCCGCAAGAACGAAGCGATCGCGAAGTACTCGGTGCTGAGCGAAGCGCGCCAGATCTTCGCCGCCAAGTATGTGAAGGTGCTACCCACCGAACGCGAGCTTACGCGTGAAATCGAGCGCGAACGACGACTGATCGAGGCGGGTCGCCCTGGCGAGGAGAAGCCCTGA
- a CDS encoding DUF2281 domain-containing protein, with product MTLVEAIQAHVRLLPPALQREALDFIAWLEARYGIAAPPVPAPSPSSTEEFIARHANALSDDFPDDIDDSDLGEDTARESLE from the coding sequence ATGACGCTCGTCGAAGCCATCCAGGCTCACGTCCGACTCCTGCCGCCCGCGCTCCAGCGTGAGGCGCTGGATTTCATCGCCTGGCTCGAGGCTCGTTATGGGATTGCGGCGCCTCCCGTTCCCGCCCCGTCCCCATCCTCCACCGAGGAGTTCATCGCGCGTCACGCCAACGCGCTGAGCGACGACTTCCCCGACGACATCGACGACTCTGATCTCGGCGAAGACACCGCACGGGAGTCGTTGGAATGA
- a CDS encoding PIN domain-containing protein: MLCAPVKAELWFGACKSQRVAENQDRLRQFFDDLPSLPFDDTAAERCGEIRATLAAQGKPVGPYDLQIAAIAVSGSLTVVTANVGEFSRVPGLAVEKWQS; the protein is encoded by the coding sequence ATGCTTTGCGCTCCGGTCAAGGCAGAGCTGTGGTTCGGCGCCTGCAAGAGCCAACGAGTTGCCGAGAATCAGGATCGTCTGCGCCAGTTCTTCGACGACCTGCCCAGCCTACCTTTCGATGATACCGCTGCCGAGCGCTGCGGCGAGATCCGCGCAACGCTGGCTGCCCAGGGTAAGCCTGTCGGTCCGTACGATTTGCAAATCGCCGCTATCGCCGTGTCCGGCAGCCTCACCGTTGTCACCGCCAACGTCGGCGAGTTTTCACGAGTCCCGGGCCTGGCCGTCGAGAAATGGCAGTCTTAG
- a CDS encoding site-specific integrase, which translates to MTSRICVHLRHLRIDRAAWRFIELFTANIRNPNTRRAYARAVGDFFPWCEQRRVRDVAQISPTLVAAYVEHRSRMHAKPTVKQELAAIRMLFDWLVIGNVLNASPAHAVRGPKHVIKRGKGFSTLATSVSPEALS; encoded by the coding sequence GTGACATCCCGCATCTGCGTCCATCTGCGCCATCTGCGGATTGACCGGGCGGCCTGGCGGTTCATCGAGTTATTCACCGCCAACATCCGCAACCCGAACACGCGTCGGGCGTACGCGCGAGCCGTCGGCGATTTCTTCCCCTGGTGCGAACAGCGCCGCGTCCGCGACGTCGCGCAGATCAGTCCGACGCTCGTCGCCGCGTACGTCGAGCACCGCAGCCGCATGCACGCCAAGCCGACCGTCAAGCAGGAGCTCGCCGCCATCCGGATGCTCTTCGACTGGCTCGTCATCGGCAATGTGCTCAACGCGAGCCCCGCGCATGCCGTCCGCGGGCCGAAACACGTCATCAAGCGCGGCAAGGGCTTCAGCACCCTCGCTACTTCGGTCAGCCCGGAAGCACTCTCCTAA
- a CDS encoding GxxExxY protein, translating into MGRGGDRRTYAIIGAAIEVHRQLGHGFLEAVYQEALAIEFESRAVPFERETEVPVGYKGARLRCSYRVDFVCFGEVIVGIKALRQLGRSEEAQTSNYLKATGFQTGLLLNFGAPRLEYKRFVFTGDIPHLRPSAPSAD; encoded by the coding sequence ATGGGCCGGGGAGGTGATCGGAGGACCTATGCGATCATAGGGGCCGCAATCGAAGTGCATCGGCAACTTGGTCACGGATTCTTGGAGGCGGTTTACCAGGAGGCGCTTGCGATCGAGTTCGAGAGCCGAGCCGTCCCGTTCGAAAGGGAGACGGAAGTGCCGGTCGGGTACAAGGGAGCGCGGCTACGCTGCTCCTATCGCGTCGACTTCGTGTGCTTTGGCGAGGTCATCGTCGGGATCAAGGCGCTGCGGCAGCTCGGCCGCTCGGAAGAGGCCCAGACCAGCAACTACCTCAAGGCGACAGGCTTCCAAACCGGCCTTCTGCTGAACTTCGGCGCGCCACGCCTCGAATACAAACGCTTCGTCTTCACCGGTGACATCCCGCATCTGCGTCCATCTGCGCCATCTGCGGATTGA
- a CDS encoding type II toxin-antitoxin system prevent-host-death family antitoxin, with the protein MESIGVRQLQQNAADTVDRVRRGETIEVTVRGRPVAKLVPVGGTLLDQLEASGRLRRGTGDLLDLGPPLKPRRGVELPSVTLARMRARER; encoded by the coding sequence ATGGAGAGCATCGGAGTCAGGCAGCTCCAGCAGAATGCGGCCGACACCGTGGATCGAGTCCGTCGCGGCGAGACCATCGAAGTGACCGTGCGGGGCCGGCCGGTTGCGAAGTTAGTGCCGGTGGGTGGCACCCTGCTCGATCAGTTGGAAGCATCCGGCAGGCTCAGGCGGGGAACAGGCGACCTGCTCGACCTGGGTCCACCCCTGAAGCCACGACGGGGCGTCGAGCTGCCGTCGGTCACCCTGGCGAGAATGCGGGCACGCGAACGCTGA
- a CDS encoding type II toxin-antitoxin system VapC family toxin encodes MLYLDSSALLKLVVAEKESGALLRFLKREHGERVSCSLVRTEVLRATRRHGAAALERARALLQTLQLLQLGDALLDAAGMLEPLEMRSLDAIHLAAANLIAPELTALVTYDRRMAQAAVALGFRVASPS; translated from the coding sequence ATGCTGTATCTGGATTCTTCGGCCCTGCTCAAACTCGTCGTGGCGGAGAAAGAGTCGGGCGCATTGCTGCGTTTTCTCAAACGCGAGCACGGCGAACGTGTTTCGTGCAGTCTGGTGCGCACCGAGGTCCTTCGCGCCACCCGCCGGCACGGTGCTGCCGCGCTCGAGAGGGCCCGGGCGTTGCTCCAAACCCTGCAACTACTCCAACTCGGCGATGCGCTTCTCGATGCCGCCGGCATGCTGGAGCCGTTGGAGATGCGCTCTCTCGATGCAATCCACCTCGCTGCCGCCAACCTCATCGCCCCCGAGCTTACGGCCCTGGTGACCTACGACAGGCGAATGGCACAAGCCGCCGTCGCCCTGGGCTTCCGGGTCGCGTCCCCTTCCTGA
- a CDS encoding helix-turn-helix domain-containing protein: MAKKKSTSAALNYVHRRFFAGQPERLAELEEARASAEVARQVYELRTKAKLTQKQLADRVGTTASVISRLEDDDYDGHSLAMLRRIATALNKRVEIRFVPLKSRAA, encoded by the coding sequence ATGGCCAAAAAGAAGAGCACTTCCGCCGCTCTCAACTACGTCCACCGTCGGTTCTTCGCTGGACAACCAGAGCGGTTGGCGGAGCTCGAGGAAGCCCGTGCCAGCGCCGAGGTCGCCCGTCAGGTTTACGAGCTGCGAACCAAGGCGAAGCTCACCCAGAAGCAGCTCGCCGACCGCGTTGGCACGACGGCCTCGGTCATCTCGCGTCTCGAAGACGACGACTATGATGGCCACTCCTTGGCGATGCTGCGTCGCATCGCCACCGCGCTCAACAAGCGAGTCGAGATCCGCTTCGTTCCATTGAAGAGCCGGGCGGCTTGA
- a CDS encoding type II toxin-antitoxin system RelE/ParE family toxin, with protein MPGVEVIFFREEDGTIPFVDWLAALPSAARAKCLVRLDRLGELGHELRRPEADYLADGIYELRAKHAGVNYRMLYFFHGRTAAIASHGMVKQQAAVPPKDIEKAARRKVQFNANPRRHTFVPPED; from the coding sequence TTGCCAGGAGTTGAGGTCATTTTCTTCCGTGAGGAGGATGGAACAATTCCCTTCGTCGACTGGTTGGCGGCGCTTCCTTCCGCGGCGCGCGCGAAGTGCCTGGTTCGCCTCGATCGCCTCGGAGAGCTTGGGCACGAGCTGCGGCGCCCGGAGGCCGACTACCTCGCCGACGGCATCTACGAGCTGCGTGCCAAGCATGCCGGCGTGAATTATCGAATGCTGTACTTCTTTCATGGGCGCACGGCCGCGATTGCTTCGCACGGCATGGTGAAACAACAGGCAGCGGTCCCGCCAAAGGACATCGAGAAAGCCGCCCGTCGGAAGGTTCAGTTCAACGCCAATCCGCGGCGACATACCTTCGTTCCACCGGAGGACTAA